From Malacoplasma iowae:
CAAGTTGGATGTTCGTGTTGATGGTGAATTACCAGAAAGAAATAAATTAATTAAAATATGTAAAAAAGATATTAATGAAGGTTTTGATTTAGTTGTTAATAAACTAAAGGAAATTTATGAAAACTAAAATCATTGGTATTATAGTTGCTTTAGAGGATGAATTACATAAATTTAAATCTATTTTTTTAAATAGCTTTAATGTTCATGTTTCTTTAAAACAAAAGTTTTACATAACATATCTTAATGACAATATGTTTGTTTTTGTTTTTTCAGGTGTTGGTAAAACAAATGCTGCAATGACAACATTGAATTTAATTAAAACATTTAACCCTAAAGCAATTATAAATGTTGGGTCTTGTGGATCTCCAAATAAAGAATCATTTATAAAAGATATTTATTTAATAAATGATTTTTATCATTTAGATGTTGATGCAACAGCATTTCAATATGAATTAGGGCAAACACCAAAAGAATTACCATATTTTTCATCAAGCAACAAACTTAATGACAAGATAATTAAAATTTTAAAAAGTAATGAATATAAATTTAAAAATGGTAAATGCGGAACAACTGATAGTTTCATTAACAAATTAAATTTTGAAAAATTTAATAACAAACTTTTTTATATGATGAATTGTCTTGATATGGAATCAGCTTCAATAGCACAAATATGTTTTAAGACAAAAATTATGTTTTCTAGTATAAAAATAGTTTCTGATAATTTATTTAATAGTGATTCAAACAATGATGTTCAATTTAATGAAAATTTAAATGATATATCAAAGATGTTAACAAACATTGTTAAATTGCTAATCAATAATATAGATTTAACTAATAATTAATTAAAAAATAAATATCTTAAGTTTATTACAAATATAGATTGCAATTCTTGTTTTGGTAAAACTTAAGATATTTTTTTATATCTATAATATGTAAAAAATATTCATGTAATAATAAAAATATAAAAAAAATTATAAAATTTTATTATATACCATAATTTTGGTTTTTTAACACAAAAATATGCTTTAATATTGAAAATGAATTTTTTTAAACTTATAATAATTTATGTATAGTGTTATCGAGGTATATATATGGACTTTAAAAAATTAATTGTTTCTGAAGACAATAAATTGGTTCTAGAAGATTACAACTTAACAAGCGACGATGCTGAAATTCTAGACATTAATAAATCATTAAAAGATGTAGCTACTGATGTAGAACTACAAAATTTTATTAAAGAGAATGCTATAGATCAATCAAAAGTTTATTTTATTTGTGTTAAAG
This genomic window contains:
- the mtnN gene encoding 5'-methylthioadenosine/S-adenosylhomocysteine nucleosidase; translation: MKTKIIGIIVALEDELHKFKSIFLNSFNVHVSLKQKFYITYLNDNMFVFVFSGVGKTNAAMTTLNLIKTFNPKAIINVGSCGSPNKESFIKDIYLINDFYHLDVDATAFQYELGQTPKELPYFSSSNKLNDKIIKILKSNEYKFKNGKCGTTDSFINKLNFEKFNNKLFYMMNCLDMESASIAQICFKTKIMFSSIKIVSDNLFNSDSNNDVQFNENLNDISKMLTNIVKLLINNIDLTNN